The Thermoclostridium stercorarium subsp. stercorarium DSM 8532 genome contains a region encoding:
- a CDS encoding S66 family peptidase — MKTVGIVACSNGQKMELKKQNEELVNYLESIGNKVILSNCIYEKDGVFSGSGKERAAELMRMFNNPDIEEIYDISGGDVANQILDDLDYAAIKNSKAIFWGYSDLTTIINAIYSQTGKCSVLYQVRHLVCGGCAEKQRYRFENRKELFNPAFVLVQGKSMEGVVVGGNIRCFLKLSGTKYFPDLKGKLLLLESYGGEVPQMTTYLAQLKQIGAFEQVKGILLGTFTKMEENKCQPDIVTLVKEFAGERIPVAKTREIGHGSDSKAIIIGERLVVSN, encoded by the coding sequence ATGAAAACGGTAGGGATCGTAGCCTGCTCCAACGGGCAAAAGATGGAATTAAAAAAACAAAACGAGGAATTGGTTAACTATTTGGAATCGATTGGGAATAAAGTTATTCTAAGCAATTGTATATATGAAAAGGACGGAGTTTTTTCAGGCTCCGGAAAAGAACGTGCCGCTGAACTGATGAGAATGTTCAATAACCCTGATATTGAAGAAATTTACGATATTTCAGGTGGGGATGTGGCGAATCAGATACTGGATGATCTGGACTACGCAGCAATTAAGAACAGCAAAGCCATTTTTTGGGGGTATAGCGATCTTACGACCATAATTAATGCGATATATTCCCAGACAGGCAAATGCAGTGTTCTATATCAGGTGAGACATCTGGTTTGCGGCGGTTGTGCAGAGAAACAGCGGTACAGGTTTGAAAACAGGAAAGAACTATTTAATCCGGCTTTTGTCCTGGTTCAGGGAAAATCCATGGAAGGAGTTGTTGTTGGCGGAAACATCAGATGCTTTTTGAAATTGTCCGGAACAAAGTATTTCCCCGATCTCAAAGGCAAACTTTTATTGTTGGAGTCATACGGAGGAGAAGTGCCTCAGATGACAACTTATCTGGCACAGTTAAAGCAAATAGGGGCTTTTGAGCAGGTAAAAGGCATTTTACTCGGAACCTTCACTAAAATGGAAGAAAACAAATGTCAACCTGACATTGTTACACTTGTGAAAGAGTTCGCAGGCGAAAGGATTCCTGTTGCCAAAACCAGGGAAATTGGTCATGGAAGTGATTCAAAGGCGATCATAATCGGGGAAAGATTAGTAGTGTCAAATTAA
- a CDS encoding HAD family hydrolase, which yields MKKYTNILFDLDGTLTDPKVGITKSVAYALKSFGIEVKDLDSLCKFIGPPLRVSFRDYYGFSEEECNRAVEKYREYFSETGMFENRVYPGIEELLKSLKKNGRKLFVATSKPTVFAVKILEHFDLLRYFDDVSGSELDGSRDRKGDVIRFALQKNGLTGLTNVVMVGDREHDVVGAKENNIDVIGVLYGYGDRAELEKAGADYIVENVENLHSLLCRSGGS from the coding sequence ATGAAGAAGTACACCAATATACTGTTTGATTTGGACGGCACATTGACCGATCCTAAAGTCGGGATTACAAAATCGGTGGCATACGCACTGAAAAGTTTCGGCATAGAGGTTAAGGATCTCGACAGTTTGTGTAAATTTATCGGCCCGCCGCTTAGAGTATCGTTCAGGGACTATTACGGATTCAGCGAAGAAGAGTGCAACAGGGCTGTTGAAAAATACAGGGAATACTTCAGTGAAACGGGTATGTTTGAAAACAGGGTCTATCCCGGCATAGAAGAACTTTTGAAAAGTTTGAAAAAAAACGGCAGGAAGCTGTTTGTCGCAACTTCCAAGCCCACTGTTTTTGCCGTGAAAATTCTGGAACATTTTGATTTGCTAAGATATTTTGATGATGTTTCAGGAAGCGAACTGGACGGTTCGAGGGACAGAAAAGGCGATGTTATAAGGTTTGCATTGCAGAAAAACGGCCTGACCGGTTTGACAAATGTAGTAATGGTTGGTGACAGGGAACACGACGTTGTCGGTGCAAAGGAAAATAACATTGATGTGATTGGTGTCCTGTACGGCTACGGCGACAGAGCCGAGCTTGAAAAAGCAGGCGCGGACTACATTGTTGAAAACGTTGAAAATCTTCATTCCTTGTTATGCCGTAGTGGCGGTTCTTGA
- a CDS encoding ATP-binding protein translates to MKKNRFKGRLIIVLSCVAVIAVAAAAALLNQENGTYVKYKEFNKLLSDGKIKSVAIYTDRVEFQKEGDSRKYYTDNPETDGFKERLLLSGIDVKDNTKGEGGFAVVFDIFFDAAFIAIIVTVIYKIFGEYFTSFRVVKHTGVTFDDIAGMDDLKREMMYAVDILKHSDEYRKKGIRPTRGIVLEGPPGNGKTLFAKALAEEAGVNFIATKGADFQSMFMSVGPRKVKQLFRKARRNKPCIVFIDEFDGIGERRNFAGSGVDKENNRIITAMLNEMDGFENEDGVLVIAATNSYASLDPALIRPGRFDLKYTVPNPDQETRIKLIRMYTRKNRLSADIQTEELAKKFNGLSCSAIETVLNEAAVVMMSERKSEIDMNCIIKACRKTGILKNMSAIDLK, encoded by the coding sequence ATGAAAAAAAACCGATTTAAGGGAAGATTGATTATTGTGTTATCCTGTGTAGCCGTAATTGCCGTCGCTGCGGCAGCAGCGCTTTTAAACCAGGAAAATGGAACATATGTGAAATATAAAGAATTTAACAAACTCCTTTCAGATGGAAAGATAAAAAGTGTTGCAATTTACACAGACAGAGTCGAATTTCAGAAAGAAGGAGATAGCAGAAAGTATTATACGGACAACCCGGAAACCGACGGTTTTAAAGAGAGACTTCTGTTGTCCGGAATTGATGTTAAGGATAATACCAAAGGTGAAGGCGGATTTGCCGTAGTTTTTGACATTTTTTTTGATGCGGCCTTTATAGCCATAATTGTTACCGTGATTTATAAGATTTTCGGAGAATACTTTACCTCCTTCAGGGTGGTAAAGCATACCGGGGTAACATTTGATGATATTGCCGGCATGGATGATTTGAAAAGGGAAATGATGTATGCGGTTGATATACTTAAACATTCGGACGAGTACAGGAAAAAAGGTATTCGGCCGACCAGGGGTATTGTGCTGGAAGGCCCGCCAGGGAACGGAAAAACGTTGTTTGCTAAGGCTTTGGCGGAAGAAGCCGGCGTTAATTTTATAGCCACCAAGGGTGCTGACTTTCAAAGCATGTTTATGTCAGTCGGGCCAAGGAAGGTAAAGCAATTGTTCCGCAAAGCGCGCAGGAATAAGCCCTGTATAGTGTTTATTGATGAATTTGACGGTATCGGTGAACGGAGGAATTTTGCGGGTTCGGGTGTGGATAAGGAAAATAATCGCATTATTACGGCCATGCTGAATGAGATGGACGGTTTTGAAAATGAAGACGGGGTTTTGGTGATAGCGGCAACAAACTCTTATGCTTCTCTGGATCCGGCACTTATACGTCCGGGCAGGTTTGACTTGAAATATACCGTTCCCAATCCGGATCAGGAGACAAGAATTAAACTGATCAGGATGTATACAAGGAAAAATCGCCTTTCAGCCGATATACAGACAGAAGAACTTGCAAAAAAATTTAACGGGTTAAGCTGTTCGGCTATCGAAACGGTTTTAAATGAGGCGGCTGTAGTGATGATGTCCGAAAGGAAAAGTGAAATTGATATGAACTGCATTATAAAAGCATGCAGAAAAACGGGCATATTAAAAAACATGTCTGCAATCGACCTTAAATGA
- a CDS encoding radical SAM protein: MDSLIFQDILKDCVLCPRECHVDRTSGKIGYCRTTDELVVARAALHMWEEPCISGKEGSGTVFFSGCALGCVYCQNRAISKGLAGKTITVERLAEIFLELQEKGANNINLVTPSHYVPHIIEALDISRQKGLIIPVVYNCSGYEKVETLKMLEGYIDIYLPDLKYMSDEPAIKYSNCRNYFAVAAAAIEEMVRQVKETRFDERGIMQKGVIVRHLTLPGYLEDSKRIIKYLYETYGNRIFISIMNQYTPITKNRVYPELNRKITEEEYEELVNFAIEIGVENGFIQEGETALESFIPEFNGEGV; the protein is encoded by the coding sequence ATGGATTCGCTGATTTTCCAAGATATTTTAAAAGATTGTGTGCTTTGCCCCAGAGAATGTCATGTGGACAGAACCAGTGGCAAAATAGGGTATTGCAGGACCACCGATGAATTGGTTGTTGCAAGGGCGGCGCTTCATATGTGGGAAGAACCGTGCATATCAGGAAAAGAAGGATCCGGTACGGTATTTTTTTCCGGTTGCGCGTTAGGATGTGTATATTGTCAGAATAGGGCCATATCAAAGGGACTGGCAGGGAAAACCATTACAGTAGAAAGGCTTGCGGAAATTTTCCTGGAACTTCAGGAAAAGGGAGCCAATAATATCAACCTGGTTACCCCAAGCCACTATGTTCCGCATATCATAGAGGCTTTGGATATTTCACGCCAAAAAGGGCTCATTATTCCTGTTGTATATAATTGTAGCGGGTATGAGAAAGTAGAAACCTTAAAGATGCTTGAAGGATATATTGATATTTATTTGCCCGATTTGAAATATATGTCGGACGAACCCGCGATAAAGTACTCCAATTGCAGGAATTATTTCGCGGTTGCTGCAGCGGCAATTGAGGAAATGGTCAGACAGGTGAAAGAAACGAGATTTGATGAGCGGGGAATAATGCAAAAAGGTGTGATAGTAAGGCACCTGACGTTGCCGGGATACCTTGAGGACTCCAAGAGAATAATAAAATACTTATATGAAACCTACGGAAACAGGATATTCATCAGCATTATGAATCAGTACACCCCGATAACAAAGAATAGGGTATACCCGGAGCTTAACAGAAAGATAACCGAGGAGGAATATGAGGAACTTGTGAATTTTGCAATAGAAATAGGGGTGGAAAACGGATTTATACAGGAAGGGGAGACAGCTCTGGAAAGCTTTATCCCCGAGTTTAACGGCGAAGGAGTGTAG
- a CDS encoding MBL fold metallo-hydrolase, translating to MANIIQINDTTWRIEDNGVRFFLLAGTEKALLIDSGMNTPDAKQIAENITKLPVMLLNTHADPDHISGNGSFDCFYMHPDEEDNYRAHGGVGGILPVKDNDVIDLGNRPLKIIFIPGHTPGSIAVLDINNRVLVSGDTVQDGNIFMFKEHRNMSLYVESLRKLSMYTDEFDTIYPSHGSFPVYPALISSLIEGAEQIISGTAKGKVVNLFGTPVMLYKFPYAGFLCDIPEDKK from the coding sequence ATGGCTAACATTATTCAAATAAATGATACCACCTGGCGGATCGAAGACAACGGAGTACGTTTTTTCCTGCTGGCCGGAACAGAAAAGGCACTGCTTATTGACAGCGGCATGAATACACCGGATGCAAAACAAATTGCGGAAAATATCACAAAATTGCCGGTAATGCTTCTGAATACACATGCTGATCCCGATCATATTTCAGGGAACGGCAGCTTTGACTGTTTTTATATGCATCCTGACGAAGAGGATAATTATCGGGCACACGGCGGGGTGGGCGGTATTCTGCCTGTAAAAGATAATGACGTCATAGATCTTGGAAACCGGCCGCTGAAAATTATTTTCATTCCCGGCCATACACCCGGCAGCATAGCTGTATTGGATATAAACAACAGGGTTCTTGTTTCGGGGGATACTGTTCAGGATGGAAACATTTTCATGTTTAAGGAACACAGAAATATGTCTCTGTATGTTGAGAGCCTGAGGAAGTTGTCCATGTATACTGATGAATTTGACACAATATATCCGTCTCATGGTTCATTCCCGGTTTATCCGGCATTGATTTCAAGCCTGATTGAGGGGGCGGAGCAGATTATCAGCGGAACGGCGAAAGGTAAGGTCGTCAATCTGTTCGGCACACCGGTAATGCTCTATAAATTTCCATATGCAGGCTTTCTGTGCGATATTCCTGAAGACAAGAAATAA
- a CDS encoding type II CAAX prenyl endopeptidase Rce1 family protein gives MNIILFAVWHVGYMVPNMISGDCFAVITKVFAGAVYGVILGFIRLKTGNCWSTILVHGVMNFFGLVWFIV, from the coding sequence TTGAATATTATTCTGTTTGCCGTATGGCACGTCGGGTATATGGTTCCCAATATGATATCCGGCGACTGTTTTGCTGTAATTACAAAGGTTTTTGCTGGTGCTGTATATGGAGTCATCCTTGGCTTTATCAGATTAAAAACCGGAAACTGCTGGTCAACAATCTTGGTGCATGGTGTTATGAATTTTTTTGGTTTAGTTTGGTTTATTGTATAA
- a CDS encoding type II CAAX prenyl endopeptidase Rce1 family protein gives MVTPVYEELLFRGYIWNEFRLTMKSKFMH, from the coding sequence ATTGTCACACCTGTTTATGAGGAACTGTTGTTTAGAGGTTATATCTGGAATGAATTTAGATTGACAATGAAATCAAAATTTATGCATTGA
- a CDS encoding glutamine synthetase III, with protein MERCIDGVCSGIFGSAVFSDTVMQERLPKPIYKKLKKTIKEGLPLDPEVAEVVACVMKDWAVEIGATHFTHWFQPLTGVTAEKHDSFLTPTGDGKAIMEFSGKELIKGEPDASSFPSGGLRATFEARGYTAWDCTSPAFVKDKTLYIPTAFCSYNGEALDLKTPLLRSMEALSKQAIRILRLFGDTTTKRVVTTLGPEQEYFLVDKELFMKRKDLIYTGRTLFGAKPPKGQELEDHYFGILKEKVSRFMHDLDEELWKLGVSAKTKHNEVAPAQHELAPMFATTNIATDHNQLTMEIMKKVADRHGLACLLHEKPFAGVNGSGKHNNWSISTDDGRNLLDPGTTPLDNAQFLIFLVAVIKAVDEYADLLRFSVATAGNDHRLGANEAPPAIMSIFLGDELTSVIEQIETGVVKNNGTSRTLEIGVSTLPVLPKDNTDRNRTSPFAFTGNKFEFRSVGSSQSIATPNFIINTIVAEALSQIADRLENAGDFRAEVNAVVKEIISKHKRIIFNGNNYSEEWVAEAERRGLPNLRTTVDAIPALIAEKNIRVLEKHGVLNRAEIYSRYEICLENYIKTIRIEALTMIEMASRQILPATLSYVRKVADTVASLRAADADYSCVKEELDELVTLTSGLKAAIDKLDQKIKEADASEGDSLSHARAYKDVIIPQMNELRAVADRLETIVDASLWPIPTYGDLLFGVI; from the coding sequence ATGGAAAGATGTATTGATGGGGTTTGTTCGGGTATATTCGGCTCAGCTGTGTTTAGTGACACGGTAATGCAGGAGCGCCTGCCAAAACCTATTTATAAGAAGCTGAAGAAAACAATCAAAGAAGGCCTTCCGCTTGATCCGGAAGTAGCTGAGGTCGTAGCCTGTGTTATGAAAGATTGGGCGGTTGAAATAGGGGCAACCCATTTTACCCACTGGTTCCAGCCACTGACAGGTGTTACAGCCGAAAAGCATGACTCCTTCCTGACACCGACAGGGGACGGCAAAGCCATTATGGAATTCTCGGGCAAGGAATTAATAAAGGGTGAGCCTGATGCTTCATCTTTCCCTTCCGGCGGTCTTCGTGCGACATTCGAGGCCAGGGGCTACACTGCATGGGATTGTACATCGCCTGCCTTTGTGAAGGATAAAACGCTTTATATTCCTACAGCCTTCTGCTCTTATAACGGGGAAGCACTTGACCTGAAAACTCCGCTACTGCGTTCTATGGAGGCGCTTTCCAAGCAGGCGATCCGTATCCTTAGACTCTTCGGCGATACCACCACCAAGCGGGTTGTAACGACTTTGGGACCCGAGCAGGAATACTTCCTTGTGGACAAGGAGCTTTTCATGAAACGCAAGGATTTGATTTACACCGGAAGAACCCTGTTTGGTGCCAAGCCACCAAAGGGACAGGAGCTTGAGGATCACTATTTCGGAATACTGAAAGAAAAAGTATCCAGATTCATGCATGATTTGGATGAAGAGCTCTGGAAGCTCGGGGTTTCTGCTAAAACAAAGCATAACGAGGTTGCTCCTGCACAGCATGAGCTGGCACCTATGTTTGCCACCACCAATATAGCAACCGATCATAATCAGCTGACCATGGAAATCATGAAAAAAGTGGCCGACAGGCACGGACTTGCGTGTCTTCTGCATGAGAAGCCGTTTGCAGGCGTCAATGGATCAGGCAAACACAACAATTGGTCCATTTCAACCGATGATGGAAGGAACCTCCTTGATCCCGGTACCACACCGCTGGACAACGCACAGTTCCTTATATTCCTCGTAGCTGTCATCAAGGCTGTCGATGAATATGCGGATCTGTTGCGCTTCTCGGTTGCCACAGCTGGAAATGACCACAGGCTTGGGGCAAACGAGGCACCTCCGGCAATCATGTCCATCTTCCTCGGTGATGAGCTGACCAGTGTAATAGAGCAGATAGAGACAGGTGTCGTCAAAAACAACGGAACCAGCAGAACCCTGGAAATCGGTGTTTCAACACTTCCCGTTCTTCCCAAGGATAACACCGACAGAAACAGAACTTCTCCCTTTGCGTTTACAGGCAATAAGTTCGAGTTCAGGTCGGTGGGTTCGTCACAGTCCATAGCTACGCCGAACTTCATAATAAATACCATTGTAGCCGAAGCCCTCAGCCAGATTGCCGATCGCCTTGAAAATGCCGGGGATTTCAGGGCCGAAGTGAATGCTGTGGTTAAGGAGATCATAAGTAAGCATAAGCGTATTATTTTCAATGGCAATAACTATTCCGAGGAGTGGGTTGCTGAAGCCGAGAGAAGGGGACTGCCCAATCTGAGGACCACTGTTGATGCCATTCCGGCACTTATAGCCGAAAAGAACATTAGGGTACTTGAAAAGCATGGCGTTTTGAACCGCGCCGAAATATATTCCCGCTATGAGATATGCCTTGAAAACTACATCAAGACAATCCGCATAGAAGCCCTGACCATGATTGAAATGGCAAGCAGGCAGATCCTCCCGGCGACACTTTCCTATGTCAGAAAGGTTGCGGACACCGTAGCATCCCTCAGGGCTGCAGATGCGGATTACTCCTGTGTCAAGGAAGAGCTGGATGAGCTCGTAACGCTTACATCCGGCCTGAAAGCCGCCATCGACAAGCTGGATCAGAAGATTAAAGAGGCTGATGCAAGTGAAGGGGATTCGCTGAGTCATGCCCGCGCATACAAGGATGTAATTATTCCGCAGATGAATGAACTGCGTGCTGTTGCAGACAGGCTTGAAACCATCGTGGATGCAAGCCTGTGGCCAATACCCACATACGGCGATCTCCTTTTTGGAGTCATCTGA
- the gatB gene encoding Asp-tRNA(Asn)/Glu-tRNA(Gln) amidotransferase subunit GatB, which yields MNYEIVCGIETHIELATRTKIFCGCTTEFGGEPNTHCCPVCTGQPGALPVLNQKVVEYAIKAGLALNCKINTKSHMDRKNYVYPDLPKAYQISQYDEPLCEKGYIELDSGKRIGIARIHIEEDAGKLIHEKGYTFIDYNRSGVPLIEIVSEPDISSAEEAKEYAEKLQLIMRYIGISDCKMQEGSMRCDVNLSLRKPGDSSLGVRTEIKNINSLSFIQKAVMAEAERQADILDAGGTVVQQTMRYDEATNTVTPMRDKENSEDYRYFPDPDILRFSIDEEKIEEIRKSLPELPFEKLKRYVNVLGLPEATAKQISRYRKVAEFFEGALAEGASVKNAANLIVGTIFATMGTEEEKELFDVLISPAQYAALVKLADERKINIGVAQATLQKMLETGKPVEEFIKPEDLVGISDEELEKLCREAMDANPKAAADVRSGKDKAINAMFGYIMKKTGGKADIRKAEVMLRKLIGQ from the coding sequence ATGAATTATGAGATTGTCTGCGGGATTGAAACCCATATTGAACTGGCGACCAGAACCAAGATTTTCTGCGGCTGCACCACTGAATTCGGGGGCGAGCCCAACACCCATTGCTGCCCTGTTTGTACCGGTCAGCCCGGAGCCCTTCCCGTACTCAACCAAAAAGTGGTGGAATATGCCATAAAAGCCGGCCTGGCACTGAATTGTAAAATCAATACCAAGTCCCATATGGACCGAAAAAATTATGTATATCCTGATTTGCCAAAAGCCTACCAGATTTCACAATATGATGAACCGCTATGTGAAAAGGGTTATATTGAGCTGGACAGCGGCAAGCGTATCGGTATTGCCCGGATTCATATCGAGGAGGATGCCGGAAAGCTAATCCACGAGAAAGGGTATACCTTTATTGACTATAACCGCAGCGGTGTTCCGCTGATTGAGATTGTTTCCGAGCCGGATATTTCTTCCGCTGAAGAGGCAAAGGAATATGCCGAAAAGCTGCAGCTTATTATGCGCTATATCGGAATATCGGACTGCAAGATGCAGGAAGGATCAATGCGCTGCGATGTTAATCTTTCGCTGCGAAAGCCCGGTGATTCAAGTTTGGGCGTGAGGACTGAAATCAAGAATATCAACTCACTGAGTTTCATTCAAAAGGCCGTCATGGCCGAAGCCGAGAGGCAGGCTGATATTCTCGATGCGGGCGGAACAGTTGTACAGCAGACCATGCGCTACGATGAAGCAACCAATACCGTTACCCCTATGCGTGATAAGGAAAACTCCGAAGATTACCGTTACTTCCCTGATCCTGATATTTTGAGATTCAGCATTGATGAGGAGAAAATCGAAGAAATAAGGAAGTCTCTGCCCGAACTGCCTTTTGAAAAGCTCAAGCGTTATGTGAATGTTCTGGGGCTTCCTGAGGCTACAGCAAAACAGATTTCCAGGTACAGAAAGGTAGCTGAGTTTTTCGAAGGAGCACTGGCAGAAGGTGCAAGTGTGAAAAATGCGGCCAACCTGATTGTAGGCACTATTTTTGCCACAATGGGCACCGAGGAGGAAAAGGAATTATTCGACGTCCTCATTTCACCGGCACAGTATGCTGCGCTGGTTAAACTTGCCGATGAGAGGAAAATTAATATCGGTGTCGCCCAGGCGACCCTGCAGAAGATGCTGGAGACCGGCAAACCGGTGGAGGAGTTTATTAAACCTGAAGATCTTGTGGGTATCTCCGATGAGGAACTTGAAAAGTTGTGCAGGGAAGCCATGGATGCCAATCCAAAGGCGGCAGCCGATGTCAGAAGCGGTAAGGACAAAGCAATTAACGCGATGTTCGGCTACATTATGAAGAAAACCGGCGGGAAGGCGGATATTCGCAAGGCTGAAGTCATGTTGCGTAAACTGATCGGTCAATAA
- the gatA gene encoding Asp-tRNA(Asn)/Glu-tRNA(Gln) amidotransferase subunit GatA → MRMGITELAVKLRKREISAVELTKAYIDAIEKLNPTLNAYVHLTFDTALEAAEQADQMLKEDDAPLLCGIPMALKDNICTDGIPTTCCSKILEGFKPYYDATVWERLKKQGAVLLGKTNMDEFGMGSTSETSCYGAPLNPRNTNYVTGGSSGGSAAAICANLAVYSLGSDTGGSIRQPASFCGVVGLKPTYGAVSRYGLIAYGSSLDQIGPLTNSVKDAAIVFDAIKGVDRRDQTSVDYDYGSSMAECLDRDIKGIRIGVAEEFFDGINPEIKSKVEEAIKLFERNGAVIENIRIPAMKLALPVYYIIACAEASSNLGRYDGIRYGYRTASYSSIDDMIVKTRSEGFGDEVKRRIMLGTYVLSSGYYDAYYKKACLIREEINREFDAVFEKCDVLVAPTAPSTAFPLNCKRKSPVEMYLADICTVPVNIAGVPAISVPCGEDANGLPIGMQIIGRRFGEVTVLQVAHFYEQNAGQIIGAYEGGVRI, encoded by the coding sequence ATGAGAATGGGAATAACTGAACTTGCAGTAAAGCTTCGTAAACGCGAAATTTCTGCGGTAGAGCTTACAAAGGCATACATTGATGCCATTGAAAAACTGAATCCAACCCTCAATGCCTATGTGCATCTGACCTTTGATACTGCACTGGAAGCTGCCGAGCAGGCCGACCAGATGCTTAAGGAGGACGATGCGCCGCTGCTCTGCGGCATTCCCATGGCCCTGAAAGACAATATCTGCACCGACGGGATTCCTACCACTTGCTGCTCTAAAATCCTGGAGGGCTTTAAACCTTACTATGATGCTACCGTCTGGGAGAGGCTGAAAAAACAGGGTGCGGTTCTTCTGGGCAAGACCAACATGGACGAATTCGGCATGGGAAGCACTTCGGAAACCAGTTGCTATGGTGCGCCGCTTAATCCCAGGAATACAAATTATGTTACAGGCGGTTCTTCGGGCGGTTCGGCCGCGGCCATCTGTGCAAATCTGGCGGTATACAGCCTTGGCTCGGATACCGGCGGTTCAATACGCCAGCCGGCTTCCTTCTGCGGCGTGGTGGGGCTTAAGCCCACCTATGGCGCGGTATCCCGCTATGGGCTTATTGCTTACGGCAGCTCCCTGGACCAGATTGGCCCCCTGACAAACAGCGTGAAGGACGCTGCCATTGTTTTCGATGCCATTAAGGGCGTTGATAGACGCGATCAGACCAGTGTGGATTATGATTATGGTTCCTCCATGGCTGAATGCCTTGATCGGGATATAAAGGGTATACGCATTGGTGTGGCCGAGGAATTCTTTGACGGTATCAATCCGGAGATCAAATCAAAGGTTGAGGAAGCCATAAAGCTGTTTGAAAGGAATGGTGCCGTGATAGAAAACATCAGGATTCCGGCCATGAAGCTTGCGCTTCCGGTATATTACATTATCGCCTGTGCTGAAGCATCCTCAAACCTCGGGAGATATGACGGTATCCGATATGGCTATCGCACAGCCTCATATTCCAGTATTGATGACATGATCGTCAAAACCAGGAGCGAAGGTTTTGGTGACGAGGTTAAACGCCGTATTATGCTGGGAACTTATGTACTGTCCAGCGGTTATTACGACGCCTATTACAAGAAAGCCTGCCTGATTCGTGAAGAGATAAACCGGGAATTTGATGCCGTTTTTGAAAAATGTGACGTACTGGTTGCTCCTACGGCGCCCAGTACCGCATTTCCGCTGAATTGCAAAAGAAAAAGCCCCGTAGAAATGTACCTGGCGGATATATGCACCGTGCCTGTAAATATTGCAGGTGTTCCGGCCATTTCGGTTCCATGCGGTGAGGACGCCAATGGGCTTCCCATCGGTATGCAGATTATCGGCAGGCGGTTTGGTGAGGTAACGGTTCTTCAAGTGGCCCATTTTTATGAGCAAAATGCAGGACAGATCATTGGTGCTTATGAAGGAGGTGTCAGGATATGA
- the gatC gene encoding Asp-tRNA(Asn)/Glu-tRNA(Gln) amidotransferase subunit GatC, whose protein sequence is MAISKNEIEKLAKLAKLSFSDEELERFTAEFDEIIAFANTINQYIEGGTEQIRSVGARIVSFDDLRPDEVEPSLPSEKILSNVEGHNGFFRVERSKK, encoded by the coding sequence ATGGCAATTTCAAAAAACGAAATAGAGAAACTTGCGAAACTTGCGAAACTGAGCTTTTCGGATGAAGAGCTTGAACGGTTTACCGCTGAGTTTGATGAGATTATAGCTTTTGCAAATACAATAAACCAGTATATTGAAGGCGGAACTGAGCAGATAAGAAGCGTGGGTGCCAGGATTGTCTCATTTGATGACCTGCGCCCCGATGAAGTAGAACCGTCCCTGCCCAGTGAGAAAATCCTTTCCAATGTTGAAGGGCATAACGGATTTTTCAGGGTGGAAAGGAGCAAAAAATGA